In a single window of the Neisseria subflava genome:
- a CDS encoding zinc ribbon domain-containing protein YjdM, with protein MSLPPCPKCHSEYTYEDGAQYVCPECAHEWNEADAAAANDDVLEVKDANGAVLQDGDTVVLIKDLKVKGSSMVIKQGTKVKGIRLQEGDHNIGCKIDGSAMNLKSEFVKKA; from the coding sequence ATGTCCCTACCTCCCTGCCCGAAATGCCACTCCGAATACACTTACGAAGACGGCGCCCAATACGTTTGCCCTGAGTGCGCCCATGAGTGGAACGAGGCCGATGCTGCGGCTGCAAACGATGATGTATTGGAAGTCAAAGATGCCAACGGCGCGGTCTTGCAAGATGGCGATACGGTTGTTTTGATTAAAGATTTGAAAGTAAAAGGCAGCTCTATGGTCATCAAGCAAGGCACCAAAGTCAAAGGCATCCGCTTACAAGAGGGCGACCACAATATCGGTTGCAAAATCGATGGTAGCGCGATGAACTTGAAATCTGAGTTCGTCAAAAAAGCCTAA